Proteins from a single region of Mustela erminea isolate mMusErm1 chromosome X, mMusErm1.Pri, whole genome shotgun sequence:
- the LOC116583578 gene encoding uncharacterized protein LOC116583578 yields the protein MARPVLMLGLIAILATPASLQQMHQPTFIPMPISVNPNDLPVLLSRHKRDFGITAAIIAAVAASAAAATTAAVALTTSVQTASTLNNLTTGVAEALATQELINGHLQAGIMIVNQRVDLIQEQVDILQKLLTTGCIQSLSGLCITSVAYNDLSIAANLSKELSRHLNGTWSNQYYNLTRLLRQQIFTINATKIDIAPLRDWVSVVNQSLSFAKEWAGMGALLIGLLMSLILMFRCFASLRKQQRRQQLVLVQACMALEAGTFPQIWLAALDR from the exons AtggcccgccccgtcctgatgctcGGCCTGATAGCAATCCTGgcgacaccagcatcccttcaacagatgcacca acctactttcattcccatgcccaTTTCTGTAAATCCTAACGATTTGCCTGTATTGCtttcaagacataaaagagactttgggatcactgcagccattattgcggctgtagcggcctccgcagctgcagcaactacagcggctgtagctctcaccacgTCTGTACAGACTGCCTCCACTCTTAATAACCTAACGACCGGAGTTGCAGAAGCCCTCGCCACACAAGAACTAATTAATGGCCACCTTCAAGCCGGCATTATGATCGTCAATCAGCGAGTAGATCTAATCCAggaacaagtggacattctccagaaactattgacgaccggatgcatccaatcactttctggactttgcataacctccgtggcctataatgacctttctattgccgctaatctgtcgaaagagttaagcagaCACCTAAATGGGACATGGTCCAATCAATATTATAATTTGACAAGATTGTTAAGACAACAAATATTCACTATTAATGCAActaagattgacatagctccattacgggattgggtatctgttgtaaacCAATCACTCTCGTTTGCTAAAGAGTGGGCCGGTATGGGTGCACTATTAATTGGACTACTCATGAGCTTGATCCTTATGTTCCGCTGTTTTGCATCATTACGTAAACAACAACGTAGACAACAGTTGGtgctagtacaagcttgcatggcactggaagctggtacatttccccaaatctggctggcagcgctagatcggtag